The following are encoded in a window of Haliaeetus albicilla chromosome 1, bHalAlb1.1, whole genome shotgun sequence genomic DNA:
- the LAMTOR3 gene encoding ragulator complex protein LAMTOR3, which yields MADDLKRFLYKKLPSVEGLHAIVVSDRDGVPVIKVANDNAPEHALRPGFLSTFALATDQGSKLGLSKNKSIICYYNTYQVVQFNRLPLVVSFIASSSANTGLIVSLEKELTPLFEELRQVVEVS from the exons ATGGCCGAC GACCTGAAGAGGTTTCTGTACAAGAAGCTGCCGAG CGTTGAAGGACTTCATGCTATTGTAGTCTCAGACAGAGATGGTGTGCCTGTTATCAAAG ttgcCAATGATAATGCTCCAGAACATGCACTGCGACCTGGCTTTCTGTCCACCTTTGCCCTTGCCACAGATCAGGGCAGTAAACTAGGactttctaaaaacaaaagTATCATCTGCTATTACAATACGTACCAG GTGGTGCAGTTCAATCGCTTACCTTTGGTAGTAAGTTTCATTGCTAGCAGCAGTGCCAATACTG gGCTGATTGTAAGTTTAGAGAAGGAGCTTACGCCCCTGTTCGAAGAACTGAGGCAGGTTGTTGAAGTTTCTTAA